A window of the Isosphaera pallida ATCC 43644 genome harbors these coding sequences:
- a CDS encoding DUF1326 domain-containing protein produces the protein MWISLTTTTLVLLTTPTNPPATQAPACERPCTCQVSVIKGTYVESRDADVYTGPCFSNAEAFISGHRAVMAWKIGEGTWNGVDLSGMIVGAALLGTETFPHDDRAGGKSVILVDRHATASQREALVAFARHMAQGRLDNVVEVRSTLMTLNLERPEEMVGHDPAHDDAGSHGMPQAPMSAFWAAGEAEILARPLGHCDHLCGNEEVAYDPLSRDVEVQPAFTLRYAFKGKGLNETWSSPDCRGTFAGQFTTSAPTAEIAASR, from the coding sequence ATGTGGATCTCGCTGACGACCACCACCCTGGTGCTGTTGACCACGCCGACCAATCCCCCCGCGACCCAGGCTCCGGCCTGTGAGCGCCCCTGCACGTGTCAGGTTTCGGTGATTAAAGGCACCTATGTCGAGTCGCGCGACGCCGACGTTTACACCGGCCCCTGCTTCTCTAACGCCGAGGCGTTTATTTCGGGACATCGCGCCGTCATGGCCTGGAAGATTGGCGAGGGAACTTGGAATGGAGTGGATCTCTCCGGAATGATCGTCGGAGCCGCGCTGCTGGGCACCGAGACTTTTCCGCATGATGACCGCGCCGGCGGCAAGTCGGTGATCCTGGTCGATCGTCACGCCACCGCGTCACAACGCGAGGCTCTGGTCGCCTTCGCCCGTCACATGGCCCAAGGACGTCTGGACAACGTGGTGGAGGTCCGTTCCACCTTGATGACCCTGAATCTGGAGCGCCCCGAGGAAATGGTGGGACACGACCCCGCGCACGACGACGCCGGGTCGCACGGCATGCCCCAAGCGCCGATGTCCGCCTTCTGGGCCGCTGGTGAGGCGGAGATTCTAGCCCGTCCTCTGGGACACTGCGACCATCTGTGCGGCAACGAGGAGGTCGCCTATGATCCATTGTCGCGCGATGTTGAAGTCCAGCCAGCCTTCACGTTGCGCTACGCCTTCAAAGGTAAGGGCCTCAACGAAACCTGGAGCAGTCCAGACTGTCGTGGTACCTTCGCCGGCCAGTTCACGACCTCCGCTCCCACCGCTGAGATTGCTGCCTCCCGCTGA
- a CDS encoding DUF6655 family protein has protein sequence MTIAGGLAASGCGSTRMTHTPRTATEQLLLTSAWDDAVKRIDFSPLSGVPVHLDTTNLKGHSDEGWIASSLRQALLTHGALLRTKPEEARWIVEPRVGVYGTDSSDWMIGLPQLTIPITIPGLPMGTIPEVPIYKKSHQRGVARLALFAYDRQSGQVVWTSGTVTADADNRNTHLGAIGPIQSGTLHRRDESGYLPAMPGLTTQGGVHFDEPPALIVPAVPPPPLPPPPLPLEAAPEPDPMAAPLGLPPRILGDGMDLKK, from the coding sequence ATGACGATCGCGGGCGGACTGGCTGCCTCCGGTTGCGGCTCGACCCGCATGACCCACACCCCCCGGACCGCCACGGAGCAACTCTTGCTCACCAGCGCCTGGGACGACGCAGTCAAACGGATCGATTTCTCGCCGTTGAGCGGGGTGCCGGTCCACCTCGACACCACCAACCTCAAGGGCCACAGCGACGAGGGGTGGATCGCCTCCAGCCTGCGTCAAGCCTTGCTGACTCACGGCGCTCTGCTGCGAACCAAGCCCGAGGAAGCTCGCTGGATCGTTGAGCCGCGGGTGGGTGTTTACGGAACCGACTCCTCCGACTGGATGATCGGCCTCCCCCAATTAACCATCCCCATCACGATCCCCGGTCTCCCGATGGGCACGATTCCCGAGGTGCCAATTTACAAGAAAAGCCACCAACGCGGCGTGGCGCGACTGGCCCTGTTCGCCTACGACCGTCAGAGCGGCCAAGTGGTTTGGACCTCCGGCACCGTGACCGCCGACGCCGACAACCGCAACACCCACCTCGGCGCGATTGGGCCGATCCAGTCCGGCACGCTCCACCGCCGCGACGAAAGCGGCTACTTGCCTGCCATGCCCGGTCTAACCACCCAGGGCGGCGTCCACTTCGACGAACCCCCCGCGTTGATTGTTCCAGCGGTGCCGCCGCCTCCCCTCCCGCCTCCACCGCTCCCACTCGAAGCGGCCCCCGAACCCGACCCAATGGCTGCCCCTCTGGGACTGCCGCCCCGCATTCTGGGTGATGGGATGGATTTGAAAAAATGA
- a CDS encoding trypsin-like peptidase domain-containing protein, producing the protein MRRGSWLSWAAIGLSLTALVITLTTRSNPSWVRPAVAHQEIPAEGQKIARELSAAFEAVADFARPSVVQIATTKRFLGNARELLPGFPFPDGPGQGEIKGRPMTPEEIKKFREEMRRLFENLPFPGGRPPFDFDFDFEIRPQQLQGPGIQGAGSGFVFDDAGHILTNNHVVADSDTIRVTFHDGKTFDAKLVAGDPKTDVAVIKVETTAYRPLPLGDSDALRVGQWVLAIGSPFGLQQSVTAGIISATKRGSLGILGADGFGDFIQTDCAINPGNSGGPLIDLNGRVVAVNSAIATQNRTFAGAGSNSGVGFAIPINLAAEIGQKLIKDGKITRAQIGILFGELNDQIARELNLPEGTKGIVIGRVLPGSPADKAGLKPEDVVTGFQGEPIDDTTAFRKKVADSPVGSKVKLDVIREGKPMVVELELASAEEVAKLTEEAAAQGNAPRPFANPERRGNRNRNSDASNPLADFGLRLQNLSPGLARAMGYDAGTKGVVVVELRGEGPAARAGLELGDLIVAVTVGGQATEVESLDQVVQAIGDAKEVVFKARSPDGKDRLVVLRR; encoded by the coding sequence ATGAGACGAGGTTCCTGGCTTTCCTGGGCGGCCATTGGCTTGTCGCTAACCGCCCTGGTCATAACGTTGACGACCCGCTCGAACCCCTCGTGGGTTCGTCCGGCCGTGGCCCATCAGGAGATTCCCGCCGAAGGACAAAAGATCGCGCGGGAACTCTCCGCGGCGTTCGAGGCGGTGGCTGACTTCGCGCGGCCCTCAGTGGTTCAGATCGCCACCACGAAGCGATTCCTCGGCAACGCTCGAGAACTGCTTCCCGGCTTCCCCTTCCCCGATGGTCCGGGGCAGGGCGAAATCAAAGGTCGTCCGATGACTCCCGAGGAGATCAAGAAGTTTCGGGAGGAGATGCGGCGGTTGTTCGAGAACCTACCGTTCCCTGGCGGTCGTCCACCCTTCGACTTTGATTTCGATTTCGAGATTCGTCCCCAACAGCTGCAGGGGCCGGGGATTCAGGGAGCCGGTTCGGGCTTCGTGTTCGACGACGCCGGCCATATTTTGACCAACAACCACGTGGTGGCCGACTCGGACACGATTCGAGTGACCTTCCACGATGGCAAAACCTTCGACGCCAAGCTCGTTGCCGGCGATCCCAAGACTGACGTGGCGGTGATCAAGGTGGAGACCACGGCGTACCGTCCGCTGCCTTTGGGCGACAGCGACGCCTTGAGGGTTGGTCAATGGGTGTTGGCGATTGGTTCGCCGTTTGGCCTGCAGCAATCCGTCACCGCGGGGATCATCTCGGCCACCAAGCGAGGCAGCCTGGGGATTCTCGGGGCCGACGGCTTTGGTGACTTCATCCAGACCGATTGTGCCATCAATCCGGGCAACTCGGGTGGTCCGCTGATTGACCTCAACGGGCGAGTGGTGGCGGTCAACTCGGCGATCGCTACCCAAAACCGGACCTTCGCCGGAGCGGGATCCAACTCGGGCGTTGGCTTTGCCATCCCGATCAATCTCGCAGCCGAGATCGGCCAAAAGCTGATCAAGGATGGGAAGATCACCCGTGCTCAAATCGGCATCCTCTTCGGTGAACTCAATGACCAGATCGCTCGTGAACTCAACCTACCTGAGGGCACTAAGGGAATTGTGATTGGTCGGGTTCTGCCAGGCAGCCCGGCTGACAAGGCTGGTTTGAAGCCCGAGGACGTGGTCACCGGCTTCCAAGGCGAACCGATCGACGATACCACCGCCTTCCGCAAGAAAGTGGCCGACAGCCCGGTGGGCTCAAAGGTCAAGCTTGACGTGATCCGCGAGGGCAAGCCAATGGTGGTGGAACTGGAACTCGCCTCCGCCGAGGAGGTCGCCAAACTTACCGAGGAGGCCGCAGCTCAGGGCAACGCCCCGCGTCCCTTCGCTAATCCCGAGCGTCGCGGCAACCGCAACCGCAACTCCGACGCCTCTAACCCCCTGGCCGACTTCGGATTGCGGCTCCAGAACCTCAGCCCCGGCCTAGCCCGGGCGATGGGTTACGACGCCGGCACCAAAGGGGTCGTGGTGGTTGAACTGCGAGGCGAAGGCCCGGCCGCCCGCGCCGGCCTGGAACTCGGCGATTTGATCGTGGCCGTCACCGTCGGCGGACAAGCCACCGAGGTGGAGTCGCTCGACCAAGTGGTTCAAGCGATTGGTGACGCCAAGGAAGTGGTCTTCAAAGCGCGGTCGCCCGACGGTAAGGATCGTCTTGTTGTCCTGCGTCGGTAA
- the rlmN gene encoding 23S rRNA (adenine(2503)-C(2))-methyltransferase RlmN produces MTPPFDPRDHHPEATVAHFVAQGIDPGAVRRFLAAWFPRASDANLLDPRAPREPDDPFLPGGWASRRRFPRRLLEGLDQLPRLKLESIQVSPRDRFEKLLFRTNDGLPVETVLIPLHKENAVSLCVSSQSGCPMACAFCATARLSRRRNLAAWEIVDQILQARARVELQGRRVTGCVFMGMGEPFLNYDRVMTAAEILRSPIGLAVNAKAITISTVGLVAEIDRFTREQRPYRLSISLGAADDATRAQLVPVAARTPLRELIAAARRHQHQRGGRINLSYVCIANLNTSETDARNLGRLLEGLPVRFNLIDVTDPTGRFHPPSPAQWNTFRDALRRHLPGQPIVRRYSGGADIQAACGTLAGTSSPPQPLDSD; encoded by the coding sequence ATGACCCCCCCGTTCGACCCCCGCGACCATCACCCCGAGGCGACCGTGGCCCACTTCGTCGCTCAAGGGATCGACCCCGGCGCGGTTCGGCGGTTTCTAGCCGCCTGGTTCCCCCGCGCCAGCGACGCCAACTTGTTGGATCCCCGCGCTCCCCGCGAGCCGGACGACCCGTTCCTGCCCGGCGGCTGGGCTTCTCGACGACGCTTCCCTCGCCGTCTGCTGGAGGGTCTGGACCAATTGCCGCGTCTGAAGCTGGAATCGATTCAGGTCTCGCCCCGCGACCGCTTCGAGAAACTGTTGTTCCGTACCAACGACGGCCTGCCGGTCGAAACCGTCCTGATTCCCCTCCACAAAGAAAACGCTGTCAGTCTCTGCGTCTCCTCCCAATCCGGCTGCCCGATGGCCTGCGCCTTCTGCGCCACGGCCCGCCTGAGCCGTCGCCGCAACCTCGCCGCCTGGGAAATTGTCGATCAGATTCTTCAGGCCCGCGCGCGGGTCGAACTCCAGGGGCGGCGGGTCACTGGGTGCGTGTTCATGGGGATGGGCGAACCGTTTTTGAACTATGACCGGGTTATGACCGCTGCCGAGATCCTGCGCTCCCCGATTGGCCTGGCGGTCAACGCCAAGGCAATCACCATCTCGACCGTCGGCCTCGTCGCCGAGATCGACCGTTTCACCCGCGAACAACGCCCCTACCGGCTCTCGATTAGTCTGGGAGCCGCTGACGACGCCACCCGAGCCCAACTGGTTCCAGTCGCCGCCCGCACCCCGCTGCGCGAGTTAATCGCCGCCGCCCGTCGCCACCAACACCAACGGGGAGGACGGATCAACCTCTCCTACGTCTGCATCGCCAACCTCAACACCTCCGAAACCGATGCACGCAACCTAGGACGCTTGTTAGAGGGTCTGCCGGTCCGCTTCAACCTCATTGACGTCACCGACCCCACCGGACGCTTCCACCCCCCCTCTCCCGCTCAGTGGAACACCTTTCGGGACGCCCTCCGCCGCCACCTGCCCGGTCAGCCTATCGTCCGACGCTACTCCGGAGGAGCCGACATTCAGGCCGCTTGCGGCACCCTCGCCGGCACCTCGTCGCCACCCCAACCGCTTGACTCGGATTGA
- a CDS encoding serine/threonine-protein kinase → MEPQTPRSGRDKPPDSASTGGFRERIGIETPPRPWCPASSPIDLTETAAWSPVGGTSGSLGSGSGSGSQAGDSGGWDPPQPGIGSPRGGMAIARFELIERRARGGLGEIYLANDVELGRYVAVKVLRSKHADDPMLQRRFRREAEITGRLEHPGIVPVYGLGLQEAGRLSYAMRYIHGRSLREAIRAFHALPRRAPGRDLELRRLLGHFVEVCNAIAYAHAQGIIHRDLKPSNVMLGDFGETLVVDWGLAKPWTTSQTGTTPPATTPHPQERKHDPNPAHEDAPPPHPNQAGPLPIAWDEESWEQTQAGTTLGTPETMSPEQAGAVELGPVGPASDIYGLGATLAILLTDRPPVQGETVQAILENVKRGRILPPRAVDPTIPRALEAIVLKAMARRPEDRHPTARALAEDVERWLADLPPSWWREPLPDRLKRSVRRHRAAALAAALILAVLTASLAALAWIQSRARERLETTNQALRLARADEELARRRATERFRKAIEALDALNQRVAEEPRLDTAQLADLRGELLKMTLDFHDRIREQLRRETELGTAETNRDRLDVWRTRGLDPVDREALELLADSLTRIGSLRTNLGLTNEAAEAFDQAIELRECLCALRPLSDLGNPTPVLKLAQAHLARGYVFRDVTSQRDRARSDFERVVELVEPLTRSGATLEEALHLEANALKELGNVHQLNGVVDQAEALLSRAVAAAVRLVEQFPGTPRHRETLATARHDLALLLLKDGRDEEAVEQLAEATRLIDDLAQSQPRRLDGYRIIIHFELARALMELGDFKAAEAQAEGFAPQLDAFTDRRERSVPLLLGLSESWATLADLRGLRGHHAGASLAWERCNQAARQLRERAPTSPLYATWLVRCLLAQADQERRGHRPERRAQLANEARSLLESPLGRLVTDAERQRLRAVLLSDQPASVKADALNDPLWKRLQPPDDHRTTVDLIIQLAGLANQLAEDPDLPPELIHHLNDQAAGLIRLLRQRGQLARPSQWINLLVHPDLVALRRRPDLADVLWDHVLPPSVWTFPQP, encoded by the coding sequence ATGGAGCCTCAGACGCCACGATCGGGACGGGACAAGCCGCCGGATTCGGCCTCCACTGGGGGGTTCCGGGAGCGAATTGGCATTGAGACCCCGCCACGGCCTTGGTGTCCGGCATCCAGCCCGATCGACCTGACCGAGACGGCGGCGTGGAGCCCGGTCGGTGGGACCAGCGGGAGTTTGGGGTCGGGGTCGGGGAGTGGTTCGCAAGCTGGCGATTCGGGCGGCTGGGACCCTCCGCAACCCGGAATTGGTTCCCCTCGCGGCGGCATGGCGATCGCCCGCTTCGAACTGATTGAGCGCCGGGCGCGGGGCGGCCTGGGCGAAATTTATCTCGCCAACGATGTGGAACTGGGTCGGTACGTGGCGGTCAAGGTGTTGCGATCGAAACACGCCGACGACCCCATGCTACAACGACGGTTCCGCCGCGAGGCCGAGATCACCGGGCGTTTAGAACATCCTGGCATTGTGCCGGTCTATGGCCTGGGTCTTCAGGAGGCGGGGCGGCTGTCCTATGCGATGCGCTACATCCACGGCCGCAGTTTGAGGGAGGCGATCCGGGCCTTCCACGCCTTGCCCCGCCGCGCGCCTGGACGCGATCTGGAATTGCGTCGTCTGCTGGGCCATTTCGTCGAGGTCTGCAACGCGATCGCTTACGCGCACGCGCAGGGGATCATCCATCGGGATCTCAAACCATCCAACGTGATGCTTGGCGACTTCGGCGAGACCCTGGTGGTCGATTGGGGCCTGGCCAAGCCCTGGACCACGTCCCAAACCGGAACCACCCCGCCAGCAACGACTCCTCATCCTCAAGAGCGGAAGCACGATCCCAACCCGGCTCACGAGGACGCTCCCCCGCCCCATCCCAACCAAGCCGGGCCGCTCCCCATCGCCTGGGACGAAGAGTCTTGGGAGCAAACCCAAGCTGGAACCACGCTGGGCACCCCTGAAACGATGAGTCCCGAACAGGCCGGCGCGGTGGAGTTGGGACCAGTGGGCCCCGCCTCCGACATCTACGGCCTGGGAGCGACCCTGGCGATCCTGCTGACCGACCGGCCCCCCGTCCAAGGTGAAACGGTCCAGGCCATTCTGGAGAACGTCAAACGGGGCCGAATCCTTCCCCCGCGCGCAGTCGATCCCACCATCCCCCGCGCGCTGGAGGCGATCGTCCTCAAGGCGATGGCCCGGCGGCCCGAGGATCGCCACCCCACCGCCCGCGCGTTGGCCGAGGACGTGGAACGCTGGCTGGCCGATCTGCCCCCGTCCTGGTGGCGCGAACCGCTGCCGGATCGCCTCAAGCGTTCAGTCCGCCGCCACCGCGCTGCCGCCTTGGCCGCGGCGCTGATTCTGGCGGTCCTCACCGCCTCGCTAGCCGCGCTGGCCTGGATTCAATCCCGCGCGCGTGAGCGACTAGAAACCACCAATCAGGCGCTCAGACTGGCACGAGCCGACGAGGAACTCGCCCGACGCCGCGCCACTGAACGATTCCGCAAAGCCATTGAGGCGCTCGATGCCCTCAACCAGCGCGTCGCCGAAGAACCCCGCTTGGACACCGCCCAACTCGCCGACCTGCGCGGTGAACTCCTGAAAATGACTTTGGATTTTCATGACCGCATCCGCGAACAATTGCGACGCGAAACCGAGTTGGGCACCGCCGAGACCAACCGCGACCGTCTGGACGTCTGGCGAACCCGCGGCCTGGATCCGGTCGATCGTGAGGCGTTGGAATTGCTGGCCGACTCGCTGACCCGCATTGGCAGCCTGCGGACCAACCTTGGTCTCACCAACGAGGCGGCCGAGGCGTTCGATCAAGCCATCGAGCTGCGCGAGTGCCTCTGCGCTCTACGTCCCCTCAGCGACCTGGGCAATCCCACGCCTGTTTTGAAACTGGCTCAAGCCCATCTGGCGCGGGGCTATGTGTTTCGGGACGTGACTAGCCAACGCGACCGCGCCCGTAGCGATTTCGAGCGGGTCGTCGAATTGGTCGAACCGCTGACTCGTTCGGGAGCCACCTTGGAGGAGGCTCTCCATTTGGAAGCCAACGCCCTGAAAGAATTGGGCAATGTTCATCAACTCAACGGCGTGGTTGACCAGGCCGAAGCTCTGCTGAGCCGCGCCGTCGCCGCGGCTGTTCGCCTGGTCGAGCAATTTCCGGGCACGCCGCGGCATCGAGAAACCCTGGCCACCGCCCGCCATGACCTAGCACTACTGTTGCTCAAGGATGGCCGCGACGAGGAGGCGGTCGAGCAACTCGCCGAGGCCACCCGGCTGATCGACGATCTAGCCCAAAGCCAACCCCGACGTCTAGACGGCTATCGGATCATCATCCACTTCGAACTCGCCCGCGCTTTGATGGAACTGGGCGACTTTAAGGCCGCCGAGGCCCAGGCCGAGGGATTCGCCCCCCAACTGGACGCCTTCACCGATCGACGCGAACGAAGCGTGCCCCTGCTGCTGGGTCTCAGCGAATCCTGGGCCACCCTGGCCGACCTGCGCGGTCTGAGAGGCCACCACGCCGGAGCCTCGTTGGCCTGGGAGCGCTGCAATCAGGCCGCCCGCCAACTGCGCGAACGCGCTCCGACCAGCCCGCTTTACGCCACCTGGCTGGTCCGCTGCCTGTTGGCTCAAGCCGACCAGGAACGTCGCGGCCATCGCCCCGAGCGTCGTGCCCAACTGGCCAACGAAGCGCGGAGCTTGCTGGAGAGTCCCTTGGGCCGCCTCGTGACCGACGCCGAGCGTCAACGCCTGCGGGCGGTCCTGCTAAGCGACCAGCCCGCTTCGGTCAAGGCCGACGCGCTGAACGACCCACTCTGGAAGCGTCTCCAACCACCCGACGACCACCGAACCACCGTGGACCTGATCATCCAACTCGCCGGCCTAGCCAACCAGTTGGCCGAGGACCCAGATCTGCCCCCCGAGCTGATCCACCATCTCAACGACCAAGCCGCCGGCCTGATCCGCCTGTTGCGCCAACGCGGCCAACTCGCCCGGCCCTCCCAGTGGATCAATCTCCTGGTCCACCCCGACCTCGTCGCCCTTCGACGACGACCCGACCTCGCCGACGTCCTTTGGGACCATGTTTTGCCCCCCTCGGTTTGGACCTTTCCCCAACCCTGA